One part of the Alligator mississippiensis isolate rAllMis1 chromosome 3, rAllMis1, whole genome shotgun sequence genome encodes these proteins:
- the PALM2AKAP2 gene encoding A-kinase anchor protein 2 isoform X4 gives MECEVPVSEHKSITSVASPHAADNQTHFFSPVTSHNGLKDRHESLDSEVAKEIRYLDEVLEANCCDSATDNAFNGTASPEPSTIIVDGSGPSVCVTNDSVPNETEGKIIHRQGPPVIEQNEANTMAEKLKPNGHSSAGLNEEVYDNPKVPASPSSATSSRVSNDGELTLTTIKKEAKFELRAFHEEKKPSKLFEEDNEKEKYRVRKVRPSEEMIELEKERRELIKSQAVKKNPGIASKWWNPPQEKTLEEQIDEEHLESHKKYMERKEKQHQQSITPTSPKQVSFPFVPPEPASIKKEDIVTEQIDFSAARKQFQLMENSGQSNSQTAPRKSGTPRMFSIKPFYKTIGPSQVDRPAASVTRPAFVCGQLGQPESNDIPIVKAQKVSCILEDSHINIQNATTDLIKELSHSDTSKAEQASKLWAEDGEFMSARAVFTMVKDDDHGILDQFSRSVNVSSPPEELDSGLDDLSVRSQDTTVLETLSNDFSMDNISDSGASNETMNALQENSLADFSLPQTPQAETPLDCRVEGVSKSYSDQGFYSPSSTLADSMLIDDQLEYHAGLLVQNAIQQAIAEQADKTGSKEAKDMVEQQNPVKEQETVSTTLCSEKQQSTMFEPPQVSSPVQDKRDTIPKTSTDEDTGLREGKASQPSPVSTVSQPFVVEENRQEVSYFSKYSEAAELRSTASILATQEPEVTVGPFKLRSRKQRTLSMIEEEIRAAQEREEELKRQRQGLQMAQTPVTKSAPPLPTTKTVSYKTAPGKIEKIRPPPSPTAESPLSQPDSLPDEAAGSQRPKNLMQTLMEDYETHKTKRRERMDDSSVLEATRVNRRKSALALRWEAGIYANREENE, from the exons ATGGAATGTGAAGTCCCAGTCTCTGAACATAAAAGCATCACCTCGGTGGCTTCACCACATGCAGCAGACAATCAAACCCACTTCTTTTCCCCTGTTACGAGTCACAATGGACTTAAGGACAGGCATGAATCCCTGGACAGTGAAGTTGCTAAAGAGATCAGATACCTAGATGAAGTACTTGAAGCAAATTGCTGTGATTCTGCTACCGATAACGCCTTTAATGGGACAGCTTCCCCTGAACCAAGCACAATCATTGTGGATGGCTCTGGTCCATCTGTTTGTGTTACCAATGATTCAGTACCCAATGAAACAGAAGGCAAAATAATTCATAGACAAGGACCCCCAGTCATTGAACAGAATGAAGCTAACACAATGGCTGAGAAACTGAAGCCTAATGGCCACTCTTCAGCTGGATTAAATGAAGAGGTTTATGACAATCCAAAAGTGCCAGCGAGCCCAAGTTCTGCAACAAGTTCAAGAGTTTCTAATGATGGGGAATTAACTTTAACAACCATTAAGAAAGAGGCTAAGTTTGAGCTTCGGGCCTTCCATGAAGAAAAGAAGCCATCCAAGCTCTTTGAAGAAGATAACGAAAAGGAGAAGTATAGAGTCCGGAAAGTGAGGCCATCTGAGGAAATGATAGAACTtgaaaaggagaggagggagcttATTAAAAGCCAAGCTGTAAAGAAGAACCCTGGCATTGCGTCCAAGTGGTGGAACCCACCCCAGGAGAAGACCTTGGAGGAACAAATAGACGAAGAGCATCTTGAATCCCATAAGAAGTACATGGAACGCAAGGAGAAGCAACACCAGCAAAGCATAACACCGACGTCACCAAAACAGGTGTCCTTTCCCTTTGTACCTCCAGAGCCAGCTTCTATTAAAAAAGAGGATATTGTCACAGAACAAATAGATTTTTCAGCTGCCAGGAAGCAGTTTCAGTTGATGGAAAATTCAGGTCAGTCTAACAGTCAGACTGCTCCAAGAAAATCAGGGACTCCCAGAATGTTCTCCATCAAACCCTTCTACAAAACCATTGGCCCATCACAAGTTGACAGACCAGCGGCTTCTGTGACCAGACCTGCTTTTGTGTGTGGGCAACTGGGACAGCCTGAGAGCAATGATATACCTATTGTGAAAGCTCAGAAGGTCTCCTGTATCTTAGAGGATTCTCATATTAATATTCAGAATGCTACTACTGACCTAATAAAAGAGTTGTCTCATAGCGATACCTCAAAAGCTGAACAGGCATCAAAATTGTGGGCAGAGGATGGTGAATTCATGAGTGCGAGAGCAGTCTTTACAATGGTAAAGGATGATGACCATGGCATTTTAGATCAGTTTTCAAGGTCGGTTAATGTCTCTTCCCCTCCAGAGGAGCTGGACTCTGGTTTGGATGATCTGTCTGTGAGATCTCAGGATACCACCGTTTTGGAAACTCTTTCCAATGATTTCAGCATGGACAATATCAGTGATAGTGGTGCCTCCAATGAGACCATGAATGCCCTCCAAGAAAATTCACTAGCAGATTTCTCTCTGCCCCAGACCCCCCAGGCAGAAACCCCCTTGGACTGCCGAGTAGAAGGTGTTTCTAAATCGTATAGTGATCAAGGCTTTTACTCCCCTTCCTCTACACTGGCAGACTCCATGCTGATAGATGACCAGTTAGAATATCATGCTGGCCTTCTCGTTcaaaatgcaattcaacaagccATAGCTGAGCAAGCTGACAAAACAGGCTCTAAGGAAGCAAAGGATATGGTGGAGCAGCAGAACCCAGTGAAAGAACAGGAAACAGTCAGCACAACCCTATGTTCTGAGAAGCAGCAGAGCACAATGTTTGAGCCACCTCAGGTGTCTTCTCCTGTTCAAGATAAAAGGGATACAATACCAAAGACTTCAACAGATGAAGACACAGGActcagggaagggaaggcttCACAACCATCCCCAGTATCTACTGTCAGCCAGCCATTCGTTGTAGAAGAAAACCGACAAGAGGTCAGTTATTTTAGCAAGTACTCTGAGGCAGCTGAGCTGAGAAGTACTGCTTCTATTTTGGCTACACAAGAGCCAGAGGTGACTGTGGGTCCTTTTAAGCTAAGGTCAAGGAAGCAGCGGACTTTGTCCATGATAGAAGAAGAAAtcagagcagcccaggaaagAGAGGAGGAACTGAAGAGACAAAGGCAGGGTCTACAGATGGCACAGACCCCTGTTACAAAGAGTGCCCCTCCACTGCCTACCACCAAAACAGTGTCTTACAAAACTGCTCCAG GGAAAATAGAGAAGATCAGGCCTCCACCATCCCCAACAGCAGAAAGTCCCCTCTCGCAACCTGACTCACTGCCTGATGAGGCTGCAGGATCCCAGCGCCCAAAGAATTTGATGCAGACCCTCATGGAAGATTATGAAACGCACAAGACTAAGAGGCGTGAGAGGATGGATGATAGCAGT GTCCTTGAGGCTACCAGGGTGAATCGCAGGAAGAGCGCCCTAGCACTTCGTTGGGAGGCTGGAATATATGCCAACAGAGAAGAAAATGAATAA